One Chaetodon auriga isolate fChaAug3 chromosome 14, fChaAug3.hap1, whole genome shotgun sequence genomic window carries:
- the sfxn5a gene encoding sideroflexin-5a has product MSEYPTFQLGKPRFDQNKFFGRFRHFLDVIDPSTLFVTEKRLQESMELLERFKKGTLPPGVTDAQLWQAQKIKQAIIHPDTGEKILMPFRMSGFIPFGTPVVVGLLLPNQTLVSTVFWQWLNQSHNACVNYCNRNASKPAPFSKFVQGYIGAVTSAVSIAVGLNVLIQRASRFSPTTRLLVQRFIPFPAVASANVCNVVLMRHSELSEGISVLDDDGNVVGTSKVAARHALLETAVTRVVLPMPILVLPPMIMAALERLPLLQRRRRLVLPVHSLVCLAAFGLALPLAISLFPQMSQISVSQLEPEISMATDCKMVTYNKGL; this is encoded by the exons ATGTCTGAATATCCGACATTCCAGCTCGGCAAGCCTCGTTTCGACCAG AACAAATTTTTTGGTCGATTCAGGCACTTCCTGGATGTGATTGACCCCAGCACGCTCTTCGTGACAGAG AAACGGCTGCAGGAGAGCATGGAGCTGCTCGAGCGTTTCAAAAAAGGAACTCTGCCTCCAGGTGTGACTGATgctcag CTCTGGCAGGCTCAAAAAATAAAGCAG GCCATAATCCACCCTGACACGGGCGAGAAGATCCTCATGCCCTTTCGGATGTCAG GTTTTATCCCATTTGGCACACCAGTG GTTGTCGGCCTCCTTCTCCCAAATCAAACGTTGGTGTCAACTGTCTTCTGGCAG TGGTTAAACCAGAGTCACAACGCCTGCGTTAACTACTGCAACCGCAACGCTTCCAAG CCGGCTCCGTTCTCCAAATTCGTCCAGGGATACATCGGAGCGGTGACCAGCGCAGTCTCCATCGCT GTTGGCTTGAACGTGTTAATCCAGAGAGCCAGCCGCTTCAGCCCAACTACCAGGCTTTTGGTGCAGAGGTTCATCCCCTTCCCAGCAGTGG CGAGCGCAAACGTCTGCAACGTGGTGCTCATGAGACACTCTGAGCTGTCGGAGGGCATCAGCGTCCTCGACGACGACGGGAACGTGGTGGGAACGTCGAAAGTGGCTGCCAGGCAT GCACTTTTAGAAACAGCTGTGACCAGAGTGGTCTTACCCATGCCCATTCTGGTGCTTCCTCCAATGATCATGGCTGCACTGGAGAG actccctctgctgcagagacggCGGAGACTCGTCCTGCCCGTCCACAGTCTGGTGTGCCTCGCTGCCTTCGGCCTGGCTCTGCCTCTCGCCATCAGTCTCTTCCCACAGATGTCCCAG ATCAGCGTGAGTCAGCTCGAGCCAGAgatttccatggcaacagatTGTAAGATGGTGACCTACAATAAAGGCCTGTGA